The following proteins are encoded in a genomic region of Xanthomonas citri pv. mangiferaeindicae:
- a CDS encoding L-serine ammonia-lyase: MAVSTFDLYKIGIGPSSSHTVGPMRAGARFVARWLTEPGRLHEVVRVRAEVFGSLALTGRGHGTDKALMMGLEGHMPNRIDPDIIPDALARIRGERRLRLGGTHEIGFDEKRDLVMNKRQKLPFHTNGMRFTAYGADDAVIATRDYYSVGGGFVVNQDEAAEDRIVADTTQVPYPFASGDELIRQAQDSGLGIAGLMLENEKVWRSEAEILDGLRELWAAMQSCVARGIREGGTLPGGLHVTRRAPALHAELAAKPEAAMRDPLTVLDWVNLYALAVNEENAAGGRVVTAPTNGAAGILPAVLHYYDRFIPNANEQGVFDFLLTAAAVGILYKENASISGAEVGCQGEVGVACSMAAAGLTAALGGTPSQIENAAEIGMEHNLGLTCDPIGGLVQIPCIERNAMGAVKAINASRMAFRGDGKHKVSLDKVIRTMRETGRDMRDKYKETSRGGLAVNVIEC; encoded by the coding sequence ATGGCAGTCAGCACCTTCGACCTCTACAAGATCGGCATCGGGCCGAGTTCCTCGCATACCGTCGGGCCGATGCGCGCCGGTGCCCGCTTCGTCGCGCGCTGGCTCACCGAGCCCGGGCGCCTGCACGAGGTCGTGCGCGTCCGCGCGGAGGTCTTTGGTTCGCTGGCGCTGACCGGCCGCGGCCACGGCACCGACAAGGCGCTGATGATGGGTCTGGAAGGGCACATGCCCAACCGCATCGACCCGGACATCATTCCCGATGCGCTGGCGCGTATCCGCGGCGAGCGCCGGCTGCGGCTGGGCGGCACCCACGAGATCGGCTTCGACGAAAAGCGCGACCTGGTGATGAACAAGCGGCAGAAGCTGCCGTTCCACACCAACGGCATGCGCTTCACCGCCTATGGCGCCGACGATGCGGTGATCGCCACACGCGACTATTACTCGGTCGGTGGCGGCTTCGTCGTCAACCAGGACGAGGCGGCCGAGGACCGCATCGTCGCCGACACCACCCAGGTGCCCTATCCGTTCGCCAGCGGCGACGAGTTGATCCGCCAGGCGCAGGACAGCGGACTGGGCATCGCTGGGCTGATGCTGGAGAACGAAAAGGTCTGGCGCAGCGAGGCCGAGATCCTCGACGGGCTGCGCGAGTTGTGGGCGGCGATGCAGTCGTGCGTTGCGCGCGGCATCCGCGAGGGCGGCACGCTGCCCGGCGGCCTGCACGTCACCCGCCGCGCCCCGGCGCTGCATGCCGAGCTCGCCGCCAAGCCCGAAGCGGCGATGCGCGATCCGCTGACCGTGCTCGACTGGGTCAACCTCTACGCACTCGCGGTCAACGAGGAAAACGCCGCGGGTGGGCGCGTGGTCACCGCGCCGACCAACGGTGCGGCCGGCATCCTGCCGGCGGTGCTGCACTACTACGACCGCTTCATCCCCAATGCCAACGAGCAGGGCGTGTTCGACTTCCTGCTGACCGCAGCGGCCGTGGGCATCCTCTACAAAGAGAACGCCTCGATCTCCGGCGCCGAGGTCGGCTGCCAGGGCGAGGTCGGCGTGGCCTGCTCGATGGCGGCCGCCGGCCTGACCGCCGCACTGGGCGGCACGCCGAGCCAGATCGAGAACGCCGCCGAGATCGGCATGGAGCACAACCTGGGCCTGACCTGCGATCCGATCGGCGGCCTGGTGCAGATCCCGTGCATCGAGCGCAACGCGATGGGCGCGGTCAAGGCGATCAACGCCTCGCGCATGGCCTTCCGCGGCGACGGCAAGCACAAGGTCAGCCTCGACAAGGTCATCCGCACGATGCGCGAAACCGGCCGCGACATGCGCGACAAGTACAAGGAAACCTCGCGCGGCGGCCTGGCGGTGAACGTCATCGAGTGCTGA
- a CDS encoding NrdH-redoxin, with the protein MTPPALILYQRDDCHLCDLALEVLAQARAPAFDSVFIDDDAALEVRYGCRVPVLRDAGRDVELEWPFDADAVRRLLA; encoded by the coding sequence ATGACGCCCCCGGCCCTGATCCTGTACCAGCGCGACGACTGCCATCTGTGCGACCTCGCGCTCGAGGTGCTGGCGCAGGCGCGCGCGCCTGCGTTCGACAGTGTCTTCATCGATGACGACGCCGCGCTCGAGGTGCGCTACGGCTGCCGTGTGCCGGTGCTCCGCGATGCCGGGCGCGACGTCGAACTGGAGTGGCCGTTCGACGCCGACGCGGTGCGGCGGCTGCTGGCCTGA